Genomic DNA from Candidatus Peregrinibacteria bacterium:
TAAAATATTTTTCTTCTTTCCGAGAATTTTCGGAAAGTGGAGAAAAATTTGATGTGGTGTATTTGGATTACTATCTCGAAAACGATGGAACTACAGGAGATCAGATTCTTTCAGAGGTAAAACTCAGAGCGAAGAAAGTTGTTGCATTTTCAAGTGTACCGAGATGTGGGAGGCTTCTCAAAGAACTCGGAGCGGATGAAGCTCTCGTGAAAGAGTGATTTTTTTGTCATCCCCGCGAAAGCGGGGATCTCAATTGTAATAAAAATGAAAAATATTTTTGATAACACTCTCGATATTTCTTATTTTTAATTATATTTGAGATCCCCGATCAAGTCGGGGATGACAAATTCCTTTTTTCACTTTACACTTTCACCTGAAAATTAACTCTGAAACCTATGACGACGACTCTTTTCACTTCTGAATCCGTCACTGAAGGTCATCCAGATAAAATCTGTGATCAAATCTCCGATGCAGTTTTGGATGAAGCCCTTCGGCAAGATCCGAATTCGCGAGTGGCAGTAGAATGTGCGGCGAAAACTGGACTTATTTTTCTGTTTGGAGAGATGACCACAAACGGATATGTCGATTTCCAGAGTCTCGCGAGAAATGTTGTAAAAAAAATAGGATATACACGCGCTAAATTCGGGTTTGATTACGAAACTTGTGGAGTTATTTCCTCAATTTCAGAACAAAGCCCGGAAATTTCCCACGCCGTAAAGCATGATCATGAAATTGGAGCCGGAGATCAAGGAATGATGTTTGGATATGCTTGTACAGAAACTCCGGAACTCATGCCGCTTCCCATCATGCTTGCCCATGGACTTACCAAAAAATTGGCAGAAGTTCGAAAAGATGGAACTTTTCCAGAATTGAGACCAGATGGAAAATCACAAGTTACCGTGGAATACCATGATGGAAAAGCAAAAAGAGTCCATACTGTTGTCATTTCCACTCAACACGATCCAAATATTTCTCAGGAAGAACTCGCGAAACTGGTCAAAAAACGTGTAATTGGACCAGTACTAAAGGATTGGCTTGATGCCAAAACCATTTATCACATCAACCCAAGCGGAAGCTTCATCATGGGTGGACCACAAGGTGATGCGGGGCTTACGGGAAGAAAGATAATTGTTGATACATATGGCGGATATGCGCCGCATGGAGGTGGATGTTTTTCTGGAAAAGATCCATCGAAAGTTGATCGAAGTGGTGCGTATGCAGCGAGATATATGGCCAAAAATATTGTAGCAGCAGGACTTGCAGAAAAATGCCAGATCGAAATTTCATACGCCATTGGAATTGCTGAGCCGGTTTCAATTCTTGTCGAAACATTTCGGACGAGCACGCTTTCTTCTGAAGAACTTGAAAAAATTATTCGAGAAAACTTCCCAATTAAACCCGGAGATATTATTCGTGAACTCGAACTCAGGTTGCCCATTTACCTCAAAACAGCGACTTATGGACACTTTGGGAGAGATGATGTTTCGTGGGAGAAAACAGATAGAGTTGATGTTTTGAGAAAGTATGTGAAGTAATTTTGAATTCTGAATTCTGAATTCTGAATTTTGAATTATATCTCTCTCGAAATTATGATCAATTCAAAATACAAAGTTCGTAATTCGTAATTCGTCATTCGTAATTGACTATCACCGTGTTTAAAAAACTCGCCTTTATCGTGCTTCTTATTTCCACTTTTTTAAGCTGGGCAGCTTGGGGACTCGTTATTAACAAAATGTCACCGTACGAATCTCCGGGAATTTCTCTGCCAGCATTTTATATTACGTCTCTTTTCTCACTCCTCACCACATTCACGGTTGTCGGAACTCTTTTGAGGAGATTCTCAAACGCAGGGAGGAATATGCTCGAATGCATCAATATTTCGCTTCGTCAGGGAACAATTCTCGCCGGAGTTGGAGTAGTTGCCCTTTTTTTTGAACAGATGAATACGTATAACTGGTGGATTGGAGCGCTTCTTCTTTGTATTGCTGTTATTTTAGAAAGTTTTTTCTGGGTATCAGATGACAGATAATCTGCGAACTCAAAAAAAGAGTAATAGATCGCTTTTTTCATGAAGAGATTACTTTCATGAACACAAAAAATATTGAGTCGCAACAAATTTCGCTTCCAGACAAGACATTTTATGGAATACTGTTTGATCTCGGAAAGGAAAAGGCGTAGGTTTTCATTGGACATTTTTGTAATTCTACTTTGATACTCGGATATTCACTCGACACTACTTCAGATCTTCTCAACATGACTCTCACGAGCGCGACTATTTTACTGACGCTCGCGCTTCTTTTGGTGCTTGCTCGAGTGTATAAAGTCCTTGGAAAAGTAAATGCTATTACTGAAGAAATTTCTGAAATCGTAGAAGTCGTGAATCATTACTTGTGGCAACCCGCTCGAATTATGATGACTATTTTTGAAAAACTAAAAAAGTGGTTTTCAAAAAAGAAGTGATCGCTGTCCTATTCCCCACTCCATTTTGCAATTTTCTCCTCAATAATTTTGCGTTTCACCGCATATTTTTCTCGAGAAACTTTCAGAATTTTTTCCGTTTTCTCGTGATCCTCGACAACTTGTAGAGGAGAACTTGTAGATGCTGAAAATGCTGCCGTGGGAAGCCCATCGATAAGCAATCTCAAATACACAGCTCCTCGAGAAAGACTGACGAGATCAGTTTCTTCCACTTTTTCAGAAAATTGTTTCATGAGTGGCTCGGCATCATCATATCCAACCTGAAATGATATGAGCGATCCGACATTTCCAAAAATAGCATCTCTCACGGTCTCTTCCATCTGTGCAATGTACTGATTTGCCATGATGAGCGCGAGTTTATATTTTCTCGCCTCAGAAAGAATACTTGCGAAGCTATCTGTTGCGAAATTTTGAAACTCATCAATAAATAGATAGAAATCTTTCCGCTCATTTGCGGGAATGTCCGCACGACTCATCGCCTCGATTTGGAATTTTGAAATGAGTACTGATCCGAGGAGGGTAGACACATCCTCCCCAATTTTCCCCTTCGAAAGATTCACAATGAGAATTTTTCCCTTATCCATTGCCCAACGAATATGAAATTTTGATTTCACTTGTCCAAGAATATTTCGAAGAATCGGATTTGAGAGAAATTGTCCGATTTTGTTGAGGATAGGACTAATCCATTCCACGCGAGTTTTTGGAGACAGAGTCTCATACTCATTTGCCCAAAAATCTTTTAGGATTGGATCATTCACCTGTTTGAGACATTTTTTTCGAAAATTTGCATCGTTTAAAATCCGCGGAATTGCGAGAATGCTCACATCCGTGCAATGGAGGAGCGTGAGAACCGTGTTCCGCAGAATATGTTCGAGTCTCGGTCCCCAGCTCTCTGCGTAGAGCTTTTTAAAAACCCCAATAATTCCCGATGAAAGCACATTTCTGTCTTTTGCATCCTTACACTCCATGATGTTATATGCCACCGGATAATCGACATCACTCGGATCAAACAAAATAACATCATTAATTCGTTTTTTCGGAACAAATTGAAGTGCACGCTCAGCAAGATCTCCGTGAGGATCAATAATCGCCATTCCCTTTCCCGCATTCATTGCATCAAAAATCATATTCTCAAGAAGAGTAGATTTCCCCATACCAGTGCGACCGATGATGTAGATGTGACGGAGAATATCGGCTTCTCTAATGCCGAATTCGATTTTTCGTGCTTGAAAATTTGATTTCCCGATTTTGAGAACTGCTTTCGTAAGAGAAATATTGGATGGAGGTTCGATTTTTCGAAAATTACTCCACATGAGTTTTGGAATTTCGAGTTCTCCTCTAGGAATATGAATAAAACTGGCAAGTTCTTCACTGCTTAAAATATTTCCCCGATCAACTTTTCTCTGCTTGAAATCAGAAATATCCGCGAGAACACTCAATTTTTCCGGGATAAGATTTCCGAGTTGAGCATCGTTCATACTCTGCAGCGAAGTCGAAATGTTTTCATAGAGTTCTTCCGCGTGATGTTTCCCTTTTTTCGTAGCGATGAGGATACGAATATTCACTTCGAACAATTTTTTCACCAATTTATCGGCTGCTCGGGAATATTTATACGATGCCGAGATTTTCTTCCCATCTCCCTCACTCAAATCTTTCGAATTTGATACGCGCGTCGCTCGCTGTCCGGCAATTACCTCTTTCCCCTTTCCAAAACCATGAAGTCCCCAAATAAGATACGCAGGCAACTTGATCTTCTTATTGCTCGTGTAGAAATTGAGAAAAGATTTCTCGAGCGCCCAATATATTCCCTGGGCGATAGTAATTCCCTTGAGTCCTCTTTTCGAAACTTTTGAATGAGAAGGATTCACCGCTATTTGAAGAGCAATAATATCATCTGGACTTTCGATATGAGAGAAAGCCGAGAGAATAGGAGTAAGAGTGTCGTAATATTTTCCGAGCTCATCCAAATCAAAATCAACATATGTTTTGAGCGGAAATACGAAAGAGTCTTTCTGGTGCATCTCACCTCCATAGAGCGCTCGATTTCCAATGCTCTCGAGAAAATCTTTGACCTCATGAACTTCAATCATTGGATATGCCGCCATTATTTGGCTTTGAATAAAATTTTTGAGTCTCTTTGGAACTGTAAGAAAAATACTCACAAAATTGAGATGTGCAACAATTTCAAAAGAAAAATTAGCGACTTTCTTTTCCTTAGCTTCAATACCTGAAAGAGCAAGAAGAAGATTCTCAGCAATCTTGAGTTCTCCAAGGTTTAATTTTGAAAGCGTGATAACAAGGTGTGAGAAATCTGTCATTTTGAAA
This window encodes:
- a CDS encoding methionine adenosyltransferase, which encodes MTTTLFTSESVTEGHPDKICDQISDAVLDEALRQDPNSRVAVECAAKTGLIFLFGEMTTNGYVDFQSLARNVVKKIGYTRAKFGFDYETCGVISSISEQSPEISHAVKHDHEIGAGDQGMMFGYACTETPELMPLPIMLAHGLTKKLAEVRKDGTFPELRPDGKSQVTVEYHDGKAKRVHTVVISTQHDPNISQEELAKLVKKRVIGPVLKDWLDAKTIYHINPSGSFIMGGPQGDAGLTGRKIIVDTYGGYAPHGGGCFSGKDPSKVDRSGAYAARYMAKNIVAAGLAEKCQIEISYAIGIAEPVSILVETFRTSTLSSEELEKIIRENFPIKPGDIIRELELRLPIYLKTATYGHFGRDDVSWEKTDRVDVLRKYVK
- a CDS encoding type IV secretion system DNA-binding domain-containing protein encodes the protein MTDFSHLVITLSKLNLGELKIAENLLLALSGIEAKEKKVANFSFEIVAHLNFVSIFLTVPKRLKNFIQSQIMAAYPMIEVHEVKDFLESIGNRALYGGEMHQKDSFVFPLKTYVDFDLDELGKYYDTLTPILSAFSHIESPDDIIALQIAVNPSHSKVSKRGLKGITIAQGIYWALEKSFLNFYTSNKKIKLPAYLIWGLHGFGKGKEVIAGQRATRVSNSKDLSEGDGKKISASYKYSRAADKLVKKLFEVNIRILIATKKGKHHAEELYENISTSLQSMNDAQLGNLIPEKLSVLADISDFKQRKVDRGNILSSEELASFIHIPRGELEIPKLMWSNFRKIEPPSNISLTKAVLKIGKSNFQARKIEFGIREADILRHIYIIGRTGMGKSTLLENMIFDAMNAGKGMAIIDPHGDLAERALQFVPKKRINDVILFDPSDVDYPVAYNIMECKDAKDRNVLSSGIIGVFKKLYAESWGPRLEHILRNTVLTLLHCTDVSILAIPRILNDANFRKKCLKQVNDPILKDFWANEYETLSPKTRVEWISPILNKIGQFLSNPILRNILGQVKSKFHIRWAMDKGKILIVNLSKGKIGEDVSTLLGSVLISKFQIEAMSRADIPANERKDFYLFIDEFQNFATDSFASILSEARKYKLALIMANQYIAQMEETVRDAIFGNVGSLISFQVGYDDAEPLMKQFSEKVEETDLVSLSRGAVYLRLLIDGLPTAAFSASTSSPLQVVEDHEKTEKILKVSREKYAVKRKIIEEKIAKWSGE